The Coffea arabica cultivar ET-39 chromosome 9e, Coffea Arabica ET-39 HiFi, whole genome shotgun sequence genome has a window encoding:
- the LOC113710470 gene encoding alanine--tRNA ligase, chloroplastic/mitochondrial-like isoform X3, with amino-acid sequence MGSLKVPCSFGGKAALLVPFPASRFRVPQSHCYPPSSTGWRSFPGFVLQSLELVYPNSSCSVHSGRVHLTARASVQPATKKLVGDQVKDLPNSGDSIRQRFLEFYAARGHKILPSASLVPDDPTVLLTIAGMLQFKPIFLGKVPREVPRATTSQRCIRTNDIENVGQTSRHHTFFEMLGNFSFGDYFKKEAIKWAWELSTIEFGLPADRLWISVYEDDDEAFAIWQDEVGVPAKRIKRLGEDDNFWSSGVTGPCGPCSEIYYDFHPERGESNVDLGDDTRFIEFYNLVFMQYNKKDDGSLESLKQRNIDTGLGLERVARILQKVPNNYETDLIFPIIEKASELANVSYAVADDCTQRYLKTIGDHMRAIVYLISDGVIPSNIGRGYVVRRLIRRAVRMGRLLGIKGDGLGDIEGAFLPVLAERVIQLSTHIDSDVKNRAARIFEELKREELRFVQTLERGEKLLEQMLAEALLDSEKSGTAPCLSGKDAFLLYDTYGFPVEITKEVADGRGVGIDMNGFDAEMENQKRQSQAAHNVIKLGVENSADLTEKVPDTEFVGYDTLCANAVIEGLLVNGNPVIQVSEGNEVEVLLNRSPFYAESGGQIGDHGILYVSNAGNHQKAAVEINDVQKSQGNIFFHKGTVTQGVIEVGFEVEAAVDAKLRQRAKVHHTATHLLQAALKQVLGEETSQAGSLVAFDRLRFDFNFHRPVMDDELMEIEGLINRWISDSTLLETKVMPLTNAKRAGAIAMFGEKYADQVRVVEVPGVSMELCGGTHVNNTSELRGFRIISEQGIASGIRRIEAVAGDAFIEHILARDNYMKQLCSTLKMNKSSHSVF; translated from the exons ATGGGGAGTTTGAAGGTGCCCTGCAGCTTTGGCGGGAAAGCAGCTCTCCTAGTCCCTTTTCCCGCTTCAAGATTCCGTGTCCCCCAATCCCATTGCTATCCTCCCTCTTCCACTG GTTGGAGGAGTTTTCCTGGCTTTGTTTTACAGTCACTGGAGCTTGTTTATCCTAATAGCTCCTGTTCTGTGCATTCTGGGCGAGTACACTTAACAGCAAGAG CTTCAGTGCAACCCGCGACTAAGAAACTTGTTGGAGATCAAGTTAAGGATCTCCCCAATAGTGGTGACTCCATTCGCCAGcgatttcttgaattttatgctGCCAGAGGTCATAAGATTCTTCCTAGTGCTTCTCTTGTGCCAGATGATCCAACTGTCTTACTAACAATTGCTGGAATGCTTCAGTTCAAGCCCATATTTCTTGGAAAG GTGCCCAGAGAAGTTCCTCGAGCTACAACTTCCCAAAGATGCATACGTACAAATGACATTGAGAATGTAGGCCAAACATCTCGTCATCATACTTTTTTTGAGATGCTTGGGAATTTCAGTTTTGGGGATTACTTCAAGAAGGAAGCAATTAAATGGGCCTGGGAGCTCTCCACAATTGA GTTTGGATTGCCAGCTGACAGGTTATGGATTAGCGTttatgaagatgatgatgaggCTTTTGCAATCTGGCAAGATGAA GTCGGTGTTCCTGCAAAGCGTATAAAAAGACTTGGGGAAGATGACAATTTTTGGAGCAGTGGAGTAACTGGTCCATGTGGCCCGTGCTCGGAAAtttattatgattttcatcCTGAGAGGGGAGAGTCAAATGTC GATCTCGGGGATGATACCAGATTTATAGAGTTTTATAATCTTGTTTTCATGCAATACAACAAGAAGGATGATGGTTCACTTGAGTCCTTAAAGCAGAGGAATATAGATACGGGGCTAGGCTTAGAGCGCGTGGCTCGAATTCTTCAGAAG GTTCCGAACAATTATGAAACTGACTTAATCTTTCCAATTATAGAGAAGGCGTCTGAATTGGCAAATGTCTCATATGCTGTTGCAGATGATTGTACCCAAAGATATCTCAAA ACTATTGGAGATCATATGCGTGCAATTGTTTATCTTATATCAGATGGGGTCATCCCATCCAATATTGGTAGAGGCTATGTAGTACGGAGGCTTATCAGAAGAGCTGTTCGAATGGGCAGGTTACTCGGAATTAAGGGAGATGGTCTGGGGGACATAGAAGGTGCATTTTTACCAGTTCTTGCAGAAAGAGTGATTCAATTAAGTACGCATATTGATTCAGATGTCAAGAATAGAGCTGCCCGCATTTTTGAGGAATTGAAGAGGGAGGAGCTACGTTTTGTACAGACACTTGAGAGAGGAGAAAAGCTTCTGGAGCAAATGTTAGCTGAGGCATTGCTAGATTCGGAGAAAAGTGGGACTGCTCCTTGTCTATCTGGCAAGGATGCATTTTTATTGTATGACACATACGGGTTTCCTGTGGAAATAACAAAGGAAGTCGCTGATGGACGTGGTGTAGGTATTGATATGAATGGTTTTGATGCTGAGATGGAGAACCAAAAACGCCAATCTCAGGCAGCACACAATGTCATCAAACTAGGGGTTGAGAATAGTGCTGATTTGACAGAAAAGGTTCCAGACACGGAATTTGTTGGGTATGACACCCTTTGCGCAAATGCAGTGATTGAGGGTCTATTGGTAAATGGCAATCCTGTCATTCAAGTTTCCGAAGGAAATGAAGTAGAAGTTCTACTGAATAGGTCCCCATTTTATGCTGAATCTGGAGGTCAAATTGGAGATCATGGTATTTTATATGTCTCCAACGCTGGAAACCATCAGAAAGCTGCTGTTGAGATAAACGATGTTCAGAAATCTCAAGGGAACATATTCTTTCACAAAGGCACTGTCACACAAGGTGTTATAGAGGTTGGCTTCGAAGTTGAAGCTGCAGTGGATGCAAAGCTGAGGCAAAGGGCTAAG GTTCATCATACCGCTACTCATTTGCTCCAAGCAGCACTAAAACAAGTACTAGGTGAGGAAACATCACAAGCTGGTTCCCTGGTGGCTTTTGACCGCCTTAGGTTCGATTTCAATTTCCACCGACCTGTTATGGATGATGAGCTCATGGAAATTGAAGGCCTTATAAATAGATGGATTTCGGATTCAACACTTCTTGAAACAAAAGTTATGCCTTTGACGAATGCTAAAAGAGCAGGAGCTATTGCCATGTTTGGAGAAAAATATGCAGATCAG GTACGCGTTGTAGAGGTCCCAGGGGTCTCTATGGAACTCTGTGGGGGCACCCACGTCAACAACACCTCTGAGCTGCGTGGGTTTAGGATAATATCTGAACAGGGGATTGCAAGTGGAATCAGGCGAATAGAAGCTGTTGCTGGGGATGCATTTATTGAGCATATCCTCGCCAGAGATAATTATATGAAGCAGCTTTGCTCGACTCTCAAA ATGAACAAATCCTCTCATTCTGTTTTTTGA
- the LOC113709386 gene encoding expansin-like A2 encodes MPAVVDLACLLCLLLLISSSSTATACDRCVHRTKAAFFNKASALQSGACGYGSMATSFNAGHLAAAVPAIYKDGAGCGACFQIRCKNTQLCTKQGAKVIVTDLNKNNNETDFVLSSRAFRAMAVQGKDQDILKLGILDVEYKRVPCDYGRNLGIRVEESSQKRNNYLAIKFLYQGGQTEIVGVDVAQVDSPNWTFMSRNYGAVWDSSRVPGGALQLRVVVTAGYDGKFVWAKNALPADWKNGMVYDSGVQITDVAQEGCSPCDDGSWPATARLI; translated from the exons ATGCCTGCAGTCGTCGACCTTGCTTGTTTATTATGTCTGTTGCTTCTCATATCCTCCTCCTCTACGGCCACAGCTTGTGATCGCTGCGTCCACCGCACCAAAGCTGCTTTCTTCAACAAAGCATCTGCACTTCAAT CTGGTGCTTGTGGGTATGGCTCAATGGCCACAAGTTTCAACGCTGGCCATCTTGCGGCTGCTGTTCCTGCCATTTACAAAGATGGAGCAGGTTGCGGTGCATGTTTTCAG ATAAGATGCAAGAACACACAGCTCTGTACCAAGCAAGGGGCCAAGGTGATCGTCACCGAtcttaataaaaacaataatgaGACGGATTTTGTGCTTAGCAGCAGAGCTTTCAGGGCCATGGCTGTGCAGGGCAAGGATCAAGACATTTTGAAGCTTGGCATCCTTGACGTCGAATACAAGAG GGTTCCTTGTGATTACGGAAGGAATCTGGGCATTCGCGTGGAAGAATCAAGCCAGAAGCGTAATAATTATCTAGCCATTAAGTTCTTGTACCAAGGTGGCCAGACGGAGATCGTGGGTGTTGATGTGGCTCAG GTTGATTCACCAAACTGGACTTTCATGAGCCGAAACTACGGCGCTGTCTGGGATAGCAGCAGAGTTCCAGGCGGGGCGTTGCAGCTCCGGGTGGTGGTGACGGCTGGCTACGATGGCAAGTTTGTGTGGGCTAAAAATGCGTTACCTGCGGATTGGAAGAATGGGATGGTCTACGATTCCGGTGTCCAGAT
- the LOC113710470 gene encoding alanine--tRNA ligase, chloroplastic/mitochondrial-like isoform X1: MGSLKVPCSFGGKAALLVPFPASRFRVPQSHCYPPSSTGWRSFPGFVLQSLELVYPNSSCSVHSGRVHLTARASVQPATKKLVGDQVKDLPNSGDSIRQRFLEFYAARGHKILPSASLVPDDPTVLLTIAGMLQFKPIFLGKVPREVPRATTSQRCIRTNDIENVGQTSRHHTFFEMLGNFSFGDYFKKEAIKWAWELSTIEFGLPADRLWISVYEDDDEAFAIWQDEVGVPAKRIKRLGEDDNFWSSGVTGPCGPCSEIYYDFHPERGESNVDLGDDTRFIEFYNLVFMQYNKKDDGSLESLKQRNIDTGLGLERVARILQKVPNNYETDLIFPIIEKASELANVSYAVADDCTQRYLKTIGDHMRAIVYLISDGVIPSNIGRGYVVRRLIRRAVRMGRLLGIKGDGLGDIEGAFLPVLAERVIQLSTHIDSDVKNRAARIFEELKREELRFVQTLERGEKLLEQMLAEALLDSEKSGTAPCLSGKDAFLLYDTYGFPVEITKEVADGRGVGIDMNGFDAEMENQKRQSQAAHNVIKLGVENSADLTEKVPDTEFVGYDTLCANAVIEGLLVNGNPVIQVSEGNEVEVLLNRSPFYAESGGQIGDHGILYVSNAGNHQKAAVEINDVQKSQGNIFFHKGTVTQGVIEVGFEVEAAVDAKLRQRAKVHHTATHLLQAALKQVLGEETSQAGSLVAFDRLRFDFNFHRPVMDDELMEIEGLINRWISDSTLLETKVMPLTNAKRAGAIAMFGEKYADQVRVVEVPGVSMELCGGTHVNNTSELRGFRIISEQGIASGIRRIEAVAGDAFIEHILARDNYMKQLCSTLKVKAEDVTTRVEALLEELRAARNEVSAANAKAAIFKASTITCKALSVGTSREIRVLVESMDDVDGDALRSAADYLLDALQDPAAVFLGSRPGEEKVSLIAAFSPGVVELGLQAGKFIGPVAKMCGGGGGGRPNFAQAGGRKPENLLGALEKARQDLIAIISEKAG, from the exons ATGGGGAGTTTGAAGGTGCCCTGCAGCTTTGGCGGGAAAGCAGCTCTCCTAGTCCCTTTTCCCGCTTCAAGATTCCGTGTCCCCCAATCCCATTGCTATCCTCCCTCTTCCACTG GTTGGAGGAGTTTTCCTGGCTTTGTTTTACAGTCACTGGAGCTTGTTTATCCTAATAGCTCCTGTTCTGTGCATTCTGGGCGAGTACACTTAACAGCAAGAG CTTCAGTGCAACCCGCGACTAAGAAACTTGTTGGAGATCAAGTTAAGGATCTCCCCAATAGTGGTGACTCCATTCGCCAGcgatttcttgaattttatgctGCCAGAGGTCATAAGATTCTTCCTAGTGCTTCTCTTGTGCCAGATGATCCAACTGTCTTACTAACAATTGCTGGAATGCTTCAGTTCAAGCCCATATTTCTTGGAAAG GTGCCCAGAGAAGTTCCTCGAGCTACAACTTCCCAAAGATGCATACGTACAAATGACATTGAGAATGTAGGCCAAACATCTCGTCATCATACTTTTTTTGAGATGCTTGGGAATTTCAGTTTTGGGGATTACTTCAAGAAGGAAGCAATTAAATGGGCCTGGGAGCTCTCCACAATTGA GTTTGGATTGCCAGCTGACAGGTTATGGATTAGCGTttatgaagatgatgatgaggCTTTTGCAATCTGGCAAGATGAA GTCGGTGTTCCTGCAAAGCGTATAAAAAGACTTGGGGAAGATGACAATTTTTGGAGCAGTGGAGTAACTGGTCCATGTGGCCCGTGCTCGGAAAtttattatgattttcatcCTGAGAGGGGAGAGTCAAATGTC GATCTCGGGGATGATACCAGATTTATAGAGTTTTATAATCTTGTTTTCATGCAATACAACAAGAAGGATGATGGTTCACTTGAGTCCTTAAAGCAGAGGAATATAGATACGGGGCTAGGCTTAGAGCGCGTGGCTCGAATTCTTCAGAAG GTTCCGAACAATTATGAAACTGACTTAATCTTTCCAATTATAGAGAAGGCGTCTGAATTGGCAAATGTCTCATATGCTGTTGCAGATGATTGTACCCAAAGATATCTCAAA ACTATTGGAGATCATATGCGTGCAATTGTTTATCTTATATCAGATGGGGTCATCCCATCCAATATTGGTAGAGGCTATGTAGTACGGAGGCTTATCAGAAGAGCTGTTCGAATGGGCAGGTTACTCGGAATTAAGGGAGATGGTCTGGGGGACATAGAAGGTGCATTTTTACCAGTTCTTGCAGAAAGAGTGATTCAATTAAGTACGCATATTGATTCAGATGTCAAGAATAGAGCTGCCCGCATTTTTGAGGAATTGAAGAGGGAGGAGCTACGTTTTGTACAGACACTTGAGAGAGGAGAAAAGCTTCTGGAGCAAATGTTAGCTGAGGCATTGCTAGATTCGGAGAAAAGTGGGACTGCTCCTTGTCTATCTGGCAAGGATGCATTTTTATTGTATGACACATACGGGTTTCCTGTGGAAATAACAAAGGAAGTCGCTGATGGACGTGGTGTAGGTATTGATATGAATGGTTTTGATGCTGAGATGGAGAACCAAAAACGCCAATCTCAGGCAGCACACAATGTCATCAAACTAGGGGTTGAGAATAGTGCTGATTTGACAGAAAAGGTTCCAGACACGGAATTTGTTGGGTATGACACCCTTTGCGCAAATGCAGTGATTGAGGGTCTATTGGTAAATGGCAATCCTGTCATTCAAGTTTCCGAAGGAAATGAAGTAGAAGTTCTACTGAATAGGTCCCCATTTTATGCTGAATCTGGAGGTCAAATTGGAGATCATGGTATTTTATATGTCTCCAACGCTGGAAACCATCAGAAAGCTGCTGTTGAGATAAACGATGTTCAGAAATCTCAAGGGAACATATTCTTTCACAAAGGCACTGTCACACAAGGTGTTATAGAGGTTGGCTTCGAAGTTGAAGCTGCAGTGGATGCAAAGCTGAGGCAAAGGGCTAAG GTTCATCATACCGCTACTCATTTGCTCCAAGCAGCACTAAAACAAGTACTAGGTGAGGAAACATCACAAGCTGGTTCCCTGGTGGCTTTTGACCGCCTTAGGTTCGATTTCAATTTCCACCGACCTGTTATGGATGATGAGCTCATGGAAATTGAAGGCCTTATAAATAGATGGATTTCGGATTCAACACTTCTTGAAACAAAAGTTATGCCTTTGACGAATGCTAAAAGAGCAGGAGCTATTGCCATGTTTGGAGAAAAATATGCAGATCAG GTACGCGTTGTAGAGGTCCCAGGGGTCTCTATGGAACTCTGTGGGGGCACCCACGTCAACAACACCTCTGAGCTGCGTGGGTTTAGGATAATATCTGAACAGGGGATTGCAAGTGGAATCAGGCGAATAGAAGCTGTTGCTGGGGATGCATTTATTGAGCATATCCTCGCCAGAGATAATTATATGAAGCAGCTTTGCTCGACTCTCAAA GTAAAAGCTGAAGACGTCACAACTAGAGTGGAGGCACTTTTGGAAGAATTACGAGCCGCAAGAAATGAAGTTTCTGCTGCAAATGCTAAAGCAGCAATCTTCAAAGCCTCAACAATTACGTGCAAAGCATTGTCTGTTGGAACTTCAAGAGAAATCAG GGTGCTAGTTGAGTCGATGGATGATGTTGATGGGGATGCGCTGAGGAGTGCTGCCGACTATCTATTGGATGCATTGCAGGATCCAGCAGCCGTGTTCTTGGGGTCCCGCCCGGGCGAAGAAAAAGTGAGTCTCATCGCTGCTTTTAGTCCAGGAGTTGTTGAACTGGGATTGCAAGCAGGAAAATTCATAGGGCCTGTAGCTAAGATGTGCGGAGGAGGAGGGGGAGGGCGGCCTAATTTTGCTCAGGCGGGTGGAAGGAAGCCTGAGAACCTGTTAGGTGCCTTGGAAAAAGCTCGACAAGATCTGATAGCGATTATATCCGAGAAGGCAGGTTAA
- the LOC113710470 gene encoding alanine--tRNA ligase, chloroplastic/mitochondrial-like isoform X2, translating to MLPEVPREVPRATTSQRCIRTNDIENVGQTSRHHTFFEMLGNFSFGDYFKKEAIKWAWELSTIEFGLPADRLWISVYEDDDEAFAIWQDEVGVPAKRIKRLGEDDNFWSSGVTGPCGPCSEIYYDFHPERGESNVDLGDDTRFIEFYNLVFMQYNKKDDGSLESLKQRNIDTGLGLERVARILQKVPNNYETDLIFPIIEKASELANVSYAVADDCTQRYLKTIGDHMRAIVYLISDGVIPSNIGRGYVVRRLIRRAVRMGRLLGIKGDGLGDIEGAFLPVLAERVIQLSTHIDSDVKNRAARIFEELKREELRFVQTLERGEKLLEQMLAEALLDSEKSGTAPCLSGKDAFLLYDTYGFPVEITKEVADGRGVGIDMNGFDAEMENQKRQSQAAHNVIKLGVENSADLTEKVPDTEFVGYDTLCANAVIEGLLVNGNPVIQVSEGNEVEVLLNRSPFYAESGGQIGDHGILYVSNAGNHQKAAVEINDVQKSQGNIFFHKGTVTQGVIEVGFEVEAAVDAKLRQRAKVHHTATHLLQAALKQVLGEETSQAGSLVAFDRLRFDFNFHRPVMDDELMEIEGLINRWISDSTLLETKVMPLTNAKRAGAIAMFGEKYADQVRVVEVPGVSMELCGGTHVNNTSELRGFRIISEQGIASGIRRIEAVAGDAFIEHILARDNYMKQLCSTLKVKAEDVTTRVEALLEELRAARNEVSAANAKAAIFKASTITCKALSVGTSREIRVLVESMDDVDGDALRSAADYLLDALQDPAAVFLGSRPGEEKVSLIAAFSPGVVELGLQAGKFIGPVAKMCGGGGGGRPNFAQAGGRKPENLLGALEKARQDLIAIISEKAG from the exons atgctGCCAGAG GTGCCCAGAGAAGTTCCTCGAGCTACAACTTCCCAAAGATGCATACGTACAAATGACATTGAGAATGTAGGCCAAACATCTCGTCATCATACTTTTTTTGAGATGCTTGGGAATTTCAGTTTTGGGGATTACTTCAAGAAGGAAGCAATTAAATGGGCCTGGGAGCTCTCCACAATTGA GTTTGGATTGCCAGCTGACAGGTTATGGATTAGCGTttatgaagatgatgatgaggCTTTTGCAATCTGGCAAGATGAA GTCGGTGTTCCTGCAAAGCGTATAAAAAGACTTGGGGAAGATGACAATTTTTGGAGCAGTGGAGTAACTGGTCCATGTGGCCCGTGCTCGGAAAtttattatgattttcatcCTGAGAGGGGAGAGTCAAATGTC GATCTCGGGGATGATACCAGATTTATAGAGTTTTATAATCTTGTTTTCATGCAATACAACAAGAAGGATGATGGTTCACTTGAGTCCTTAAAGCAGAGGAATATAGATACGGGGCTAGGCTTAGAGCGCGTGGCTCGAATTCTTCAGAAG GTTCCGAACAATTATGAAACTGACTTAATCTTTCCAATTATAGAGAAGGCGTCTGAATTGGCAAATGTCTCATATGCTGTTGCAGATGATTGTACCCAAAGATATCTCAAA ACTATTGGAGATCATATGCGTGCAATTGTTTATCTTATATCAGATGGGGTCATCCCATCCAATATTGGTAGAGGCTATGTAGTACGGAGGCTTATCAGAAGAGCTGTTCGAATGGGCAGGTTACTCGGAATTAAGGGAGATGGTCTGGGGGACATAGAAGGTGCATTTTTACCAGTTCTTGCAGAAAGAGTGATTCAATTAAGTACGCATATTGATTCAGATGTCAAGAATAGAGCTGCCCGCATTTTTGAGGAATTGAAGAGGGAGGAGCTACGTTTTGTACAGACACTTGAGAGAGGAGAAAAGCTTCTGGAGCAAATGTTAGCTGAGGCATTGCTAGATTCGGAGAAAAGTGGGACTGCTCCTTGTCTATCTGGCAAGGATGCATTTTTATTGTATGACACATACGGGTTTCCTGTGGAAATAACAAAGGAAGTCGCTGATGGACGTGGTGTAGGTATTGATATGAATGGTTTTGATGCTGAGATGGAGAACCAAAAACGCCAATCTCAGGCAGCACACAATGTCATCAAACTAGGGGTTGAGAATAGTGCTGATTTGACAGAAAAGGTTCCAGACACGGAATTTGTTGGGTATGACACCCTTTGCGCAAATGCAGTGATTGAGGGTCTATTGGTAAATGGCAATCCTGTCATTCAAGTTTCCGAAGGAAATGAAGTAGAAGTTCTACTGAATAGGTCCCCATTTTATGCTGAATCTGGAGGTCAAATTGGAGATCATGGTATTTTATATGTCTCCAACGCTGGAAACCATCAGAAAGCTGCTGTTGAGATAAACGATGTTCAGAAATCTCAAGGGAACATATTCTTTCACAAAGGCACTGTCACACAAGGTGTTATAGAGGTTGGCTTCGAAGTTGAAGCTGCAGTGGATGCAAAGCTGAGGCAAAGGGCTAAG GTTCATCATACCGCTACTCATTTGCTCCAAGCAGCACTAAAACAAGTACTAGGTGAGGAAACATCACAAGCTGGTTCCCTGGTGGCTTTTGACCGCCTTAGGTTCGATTTCAATTTCCACCGACCTGTTATGGATGATGAGCTCATGGAAATTGAAGGCCTTATAAATAGATGGATTTCGGATTCAACACTTCTTGAAACAAAAGTTATGCCTTTGACGAATGCTAAAAGAGCAGGAGCTATTGCCATGTTTGGAGAAAAATATGCAGATCAG GTACGCGTTGTAGAGGTCCCAGGGGTCTCTATGGAACTCTGTGGGGGCACCCACGTCAACAACACCTCTGAGCTGCGTGGGTTTAGGATAATATCTGAACAGGGGATTGCAAGTGGAATCAGGCGAATAGAAGCTGTTGCTGGGGATGCATTTATTGAGCATATCCTCGCCAGAGATAATTATATGAAGCAGCTTTGCTCGACTCTCAAA GTAAAAGCTGAAGACGTCACAACTAGAGTGGAGGCACTTTTGGAAGAATTACGAGCCGCAAGAAATGAAGTTTCTGCTGCAAATGCTAAAGCAGCAATCTTCAAAGCCTCAACAATTACGTGCAAAGCATTGTCTGTTGGAACTTCAAGAGAAATCAG GGTGCTAGTTGAGTCGATGGATGATGTTGATGGGGATGCGCTGAGGAGTGCTGCCGACTATCTATTGGATGCATTGCAGGATCCAGCAGCCGTGTTCTTGGGGTCCCGCCCGGGCGAAGAAAAAGTGAGTCTCATCGCTGCTTTTAGTCCAGGAGTTGTTGAACTGGGATTGCAAGCAGGAAAATTCATAGGGCCTGTAGCTAAGATGTGCGGAGGAGGAGGGGGAGGGCGGCCTAATTTTGCTCAGGCGGGTGGAAGGAAGCCTGAGAACCTGTTAGGTGCCTTGGAAAAAGCTCGACAAGATCTGATAGCGATTATATCCGAGAAGGCAGGTTAA